One Actinospica robiniae DSM 44927 genomic region harbors:
- the nusG gene encoding transcription termination/antitermination protein NusG, with amino-acid sequence MSFREEEAVVSDMNESDSELLEEPQEQVAAEDVEQVAAEDVPEPEEPGTTEDYREALRRLPGDWYVVHSYAGYENRVKQNLETRLVSLNAEESIFQIEVPMEEAIEVKNGQRKKVKRNKFPGYVLVRMEMTNEAWGVVRNTPGVTGFVGDAHNPYPLTLDEVVKMLAPEEAEVQPGAPKPAVEVKVLDFEVGDSVTIIDGPFATLQATINEINADSQKVKGLVEIFGRETAVELSFSQIQKN; translated from the coding sequence GTGAGCTTCAGGGAAGAAGAGGCCGTAGTGTCCGACATGAACGAATCGGATTCGGAGCTGCTCGAGGAGCCGCAGGAGCAGGTCGCGGCCGAGGACGTGGAGCAGGTCGCGGCCGAGGACGTGCCGGAGCCCGAGGAGCCGGGCACGACTGAGGACTACCGAGAGGCGCTGCGCCGCCTGCCGGGTGACTGGTACGTGGTGCACTCGTACGCCGGGTACGAGAACCGGGTCAAGCAGAACCTCGAGACCCGCCTGGTGTCGCTCAACGCCGAGGAGTCGATCTTCCAGATCGAGGTCCCGATGGAAGAGGCCATCGAGGTCAAGAACGGCCAGCGCAAGAAGGTCAAGCGCAACAAGTTCCCCGGCTACGTGCTCGTGCGCATGGAGATGACGAACGAGGCGTGGGGCGTCGTGCGCAACACGCCCGGTGTGACCGGCTTCGTCGGCGACGCGCACAACCCGTACCCGCTGACCCTGGACGAGGTCGTCAAGATGCTCGCCCCGGAGGAGGCCGAGGTGCAGCCGGGCGCGCCCAAGCCGGCGGTCGAGGTCAAGGTGCTCGACTTCGAGGTGGGCGACTCGGTCACCATCATCGACGGGCCGTTCGCCACGCTGCAGGCCACGATCAACGAGATCAACGCCGACTCGCAGAAGGTCAAGGGCCTGGTGGAGATCTTCGGCCGGGAGACGGCCGTGGAGCTCTCGTTCTCGCAGATCCAGAAGAACTAG
- the secE gene encoding preprotein translocase subunit SecE: MEDAVVKQTRAQRKAAKRRAKARRAAGGSSSPRRKRTSPALFVRQIIAELRKVVWPTRSELFTYTSVVVVFVAVIIGLVAAFDFGVTHAVSAVFG, from the coding sequence ATCGAGGACGCCGTCGTCAAGCAGACGCGCGCACAGCGCAAGGCGGCCAAGCGCCGGGCCAAGGCCCGTCGTGCCGCCGGCGGCTCGTCCTCCCCGCGGCGCAAGCGCACCAGCCCGGCCCTGTTCGTCCGGCAGATCATCGCTGAGCTGCGCAAGGTCGTGTGGCCGACCCGCAGCGAGCTGTTCACCTACACCAGCGTGGTGGTCGTCTTCGTCGCGGTGATCATCGGCCTGGTGGCCGCCTTCGACTTCGGTGTCACGCACGCCGTCAGCGCCGTCTTCGGCTGA